ATTACATCAGCAAAGATATTCTTAAACAGATTTAAACAGAACTAGAATTTAAATAGCAATAGAATTgctaaaaaatggaaaaaatgtttaaaaaaataattaaattataacTGGTAGTGTTGTATCATTAAGTAGAGCTtagcgatatggcaaaaaatacaGGGTGCGTCAAAAAGGttcatcaatttcaaaatgattcacCTCACTTGTAAGTCATTACAGAACAACGCAGTAAACTGTGAAAGGTTTAAGAAGCATGaagtttatgtaattttaaaaggtctcagtctgaacctcctccagctgtacggacgacatcaacgcCACAGTTAAACTCATCCCATACGGGACTGAGCGTGTcaggcgtcgctgctctcacggctctttcagtgggatttcggagatcatccagtgctgtggaaccaacgacgaacgctctgagctgctggagcttcactgcccacgaAAATCACACAgcacagttctgacggattcactcttattgacgtggtgAACGCAGAACGCGCTGCTctggggtctcatctcctctcagactgaagggagccagtcagaaactctctgACCCCCTCTTTTAATTCGTATATGATTGGTTCCAAGGCGTCTCACGGTTCTAAGGATACGGTGCATTGAAATCAGACGAATGTTTTGGAATCACCCTGTACATCACACAActtcaagatttttttcctcatcaCTCAGCGCAATGCAagtcagtgcaggcatctgtcagctgatgtaacagatctggcagttggggggcgttcagctgtccaatgacattgccttagcagcagtttgaaaagatgcggtggcgcTTTACAGGTCTTAAAGGAAGCCTGTGTTACCCCTCGCCCTTCTAGCGCTGGTGGTatcatgtgactgggggagtcctaactagcgagtaaactggggagaaaattggggggaaaaaaaaaaacagtgctatCAAAAACTCGAATACATTGAAGTGTATTCAACATTTAGTGCAGTCTTCGCTGCACCAAAtccaatatccatccatccatccatccatccattttctaagccgcttctccgtcagagtcgcgggggggtgctggagcctatcccagcagtcttcaggcggaaggcaggatacaccctggacaggtcgccagtccatcgcagggcaatatCCAATATATCATGACTAATTATGTTCTCTAATGAAACATGCAACTGGTCTTCGATTCTTTAAGACGATATCCAACACACATTCAGAAAACCACTTTGAGACGTATTGTGACAAttcatcatgataatgataaatatcgtCTTACTGTCCAGCACTTTGGTCAAGTCATGCTGGATATCCAATGCACCTTGACTCAACAAAGGGCACCGCTTTCCCTCTGGGCTGTGCCAGTTGACCGTGTAAAGTAGTAGGTGGCAGTGACATATCAACTGGAATTCATCCAAGTTACTGTTTTTACCGATATGCCACAAACACACCAGATGACACAAAATACCAACATGATAAAAGACGCTAACGGCAGCCCCTTAACTTCTTTCAGTAACTTCTCATCTCTCACTGTGCAGTCAGTTACACTGATGTTAGTACAGGTTGCTATTGAGGAAGCAAACATTAGAGAGACAAGGGAAGGATCCTCGGGCCTCTTTAGTCTTGgtttagcctttagcatagcaGCTCGGTAGCCAACTCCACCAGCTGAATCAGGCAGCAGCTCAGAGATGTAAACTCAAGTGAATGAAATGCACAAATTAGTCAAATGACTTGACAAATTCATATGTGAAACAACACTCAGCACCGTTTTTGCTGAGTCAGATCAGCTGATTACATGTATAGATCACAGGTGTATCTATATATGGTTCAGTTCTGATTTTAACTATTttgcacagtaaaataaaattccTTCAGCTGTTAAACAAGCTTTTATTACTAATTACATAATAGTAAACACTAAACTTTTATATTTAGCaaatacatacagtaaataaacattatgtTCAATAGATTTTATATCCAAGTAATCCAAGACTATTCATTCAAGCttcatatttttattagtgacacaaaacagtgcatttaccaaaataaaatattttttaaaagtgtactgTATAAATATCACGACTTTAAAGCAAGTCAGGTTAGAAAGAATTCATATCGGTATTGGTGCTCTGTGTCGGCCGAGACTCAAGAATCAGATATTGGTGGAAGGGAAAAAGTGTTAGTGGTGCATCCTTATTTAAAATTATGCTTAGTTATGGATTGTAAGTACTGTTGAGGATTTGGAAAAACTAGTAAGTATTCAAAGCCTGTAAACTGCTTTTCAGGGCAGCCCTACGAATGGCTAACTGTGCGTTTTCAATTTTTACCTGCAGCTGAAGCTCGGAGGGCTGGGAGGAGATGGACTCGATGTCGGTGTCGATGACCAGCTCCTGAGAGTCCGTCAGTGTGTTGGGGGAGGGTGAGCGGCAGGGCAGTGGAGGAGAAATCCCTGAGAGAGGGTGAGCCGCCGGAGCCGCCTCTGTGGCAGTGGTCAAATCAAGTGTGTATACCACAGGCTGGCCAGTCGGCTGCTTGTTTTCAGGCTCGGACATCTGGAGTGTCGCTTGGAGGGGATACACCGACAGGGCTGGCTTCTCTGCAGTCTGCAGAAAAGGTCTACTTGGAGGAGTAGTCCCAAATTTAATGACTGAAGATGGCTGTGGAGCCTCCTGGACTGCTTTCTTCTCAGCCAGCTTTTCTCCAGGATTTTCCATCTTGATGGACTTGAAGAGCTGCGTTCCTGACTGCAGAGAGGTCAGGGTGAAGGAGGTGTATAGACCTGAGTGGATATAGTCATTCCGACTAGAGGGTTTTGGCTGGCCTTGAGCTCCAGAGCCCCCTTCTCCTGCTGCTTTGCTGTCCTTGTTTTCCCTCATGGTGCTGGTGGCTTTGTCGGGCAGTGCAAGTGATGCGCATCCTGGTACACCTTCACCAGCCCCCTCAGTTCTGGCCAAGACATCACCTTTCAGGATGTCAGGGTACGACACAAAGCGGTAAACAAACTTCTGGCCATTCACTTTCTTGATGATGTTCTgcgagaggaagaagagaaaagaatcaTCACCAGTTCACCAATAAACATTAGGACTGTtatgatttttcattttaaaaacaaattggCATTGATTACTATGCATGACTGCATATTTTACAGGAACAGAACCTGATACACTCATTTGTATACATGCGCGCACATTTAGCAcgtcagtgcagtgctgagaatgatccaccacccaaatagtacctgctgtgtgagggtccatgggggtcctgaccactgaagaacagggtaacagagtatcagagaaacagatggactacagtctgtaactgtagaactacaaagtgcagctatacagtaagtggagctgataaaatgaataatgacagtgtaatatatatatatatatatatatatatatatatatatatatatatatatatatatatatatatacacacacatacatacatacatacacacacacacacacaccaagcacTTTGTTAGGAACACCAGTGCACCTACTCATTCATGCAATTATCTAATTAGCCAGCAGCTTCGTTTAACGTTGACGTCTACAATCAGAATTAGAACAAATTGCgatctcagtgattttaacCACAGCATGATTATTGGTGCCtaacaggctggtctgagtatttctataactgctgatctcctggaaTTTTCACGAACAACAGTCTCTGGAGTTACTCAGAACGCTGcgaaaaagaaaagcatgcaATGAGCAGacgctctgtggtcagaaactctTTGTGAACAGAGAATGGCCAGAGTGGTTTGGGCTAATAGGGTAGCTCAAATAACCTCTCTGCACGTttgtggtgagcagaaaagcatctcagagtgTACAACACGTCAAACCTGGAGGATGATGGGCTATAATAGGAGAAGACCACGTTCGgtttcacttcactgataatctctctgtctctctctcacattctcacaATCTCTCACTGCCCCTGAGCGACATCTGCCCGAGTCGCCACATGGGAGTTACCAGAGCTCCATCTCTGTTGGCTGATCTGCACCGTTTCGACAACCATACAGTTTCATGCTGTACAAAGCTGTGCCAAcatcacctgcatgaactgaccctcctgatgctgctgcaGCATAAACTCAAGCTATCTAATTAACCACTGCACCACCTGTTTTCCCCCATTTTTGCATTCtactatttaatatatatatatatatatatataacactgtttgctatccggtgtcaaccagaggagggtgggttccccttttgagtcttggttcctcaaaacttccttttgctcttagggagtttttcctattggcgatgctcatgggggcttagGCCCAGACCAGACCACAACACCCGTTGACATCTGTCAGCTAAAAAACCAAAAGCTGAGGCTACAAAGGGGACAGGTGAAGACCGGACAAACGCggcctggtctgatgaatctcaattgctgctgaggcacatagatggcggggtcagaatttggtgaCAACAGCATGAATTCATGGATccaacctgccttgtgtcagcagtccaggctggtggaggtggtgtaatggtgtggggaatgttttcttagCACATTTTATGTCCCTTTAATACCAGTCATCCATCGCCTGGACGCCACAGCCTagctgagtattgttgctgaccatgttcATCCCTTCATAGCCACAATTTACCACCTCCTAATGATTACTTCCAGCATAATAATGAACCACGTTATAAAGTAAAAGTcgtctcaaactggtttcataaCCATGACAATAAGCTCAGAGTTCATCTTCCCAGTCACTGGATCACAATCCAAtacaacacttttgggatgtgGTAAAATAGGAGCCACAGCATGAAAGTGCACCAGAAAAATCCTCAAGAAATGCACAACGCAATCAagtcaacatggaccagaatctcaaagcAATGTTTCTGATATTTTATGGAATCCATAGGACAAAGAACTGAGGCTGCTCTGAGAGCAAAGTGAGGCTCTATCACAGTAAAATTCCACAAACCTGACCAGTTTCAACACAACTGCTGGGTCCTACTACTTAATTTGgcaacattttacattaaaagttgttAATTCATTGATTATATGCAAATAtgcaattaaatattaattttatgcATTACTTAACTGCTCATTTAACCCTGTACTGCACAAATGATaagagtaattttttttttgcataaatggtccttgatttgttttttttttctgagccgATTGTTAAATTCAATGTGTACAGAGGTCCTTCTGGAATacgttgccctgaggcaacattgtgtgacaatgGGAATAAATGATAGAGCCATGTGTCCTGAAGTGGTGATACCTGGCTTGTTCCACTGTCGCACAATGtcgcttctaggcaacaaacatatttctgcaaattctcaaaacaaaaaaaaattgctacTGAACGTTGAACAAGAGGTTTAAATGTGCCCAATAAGAGAGAGGATGACCAAGTACATGTGTTTTactgacttactcaaactcttccttttattgttaaccctactgttgtctttaaataagtaccgtgcgaaagttttaggcaactaagcaaatttttaaacagtttccctcagcagtgagtttatcacaatatacattagaataaagtcgtattcataattcaaataaacataaaaacaataagaagtaacaagaatttctttggtccatatttttcctcgacaccttcacagccgccacagagactcgttaatatcatcaatgacatcatgagctcaatttactgagcactgattggtcaaaccaggagctgctgtttaactacatataatactgggcttcctcgaggagaggcttggagatggtatttaataataattaatattctataaattgtgtttattcaaatattaacacttttctcagcatataaacacaaactacacaaatacatagattttgaaaatgtgtcttgggtgccctttcacacagtactgtataattttattgaaaaatgtgtttgttgccctgaggtaACATTGTGCAACAGAGGGTTAACTACTGGTTAATGATTAAGTACTTAGCTGATTACCTGACATTAGTTTCTCATTAATTCACAGCCTATTGACTCATTAACTGCAGTTTAATGTTCTAACCGGTTTAGAATGTTATGCTCAGAGGAATCAAAGCTGATATATTCTATGCAAGATGTTAGTCAAAGTTGCAAACTCTAAAGAAGAGGGACAAAGTCAAACCTGAGCAGAGCAGGGCTGATCCAAATTACAACTGATCACTAAAGTAGACCAACAGCTGTCTCCTAATTATCTCTATAATTGGGTTGTTCACTAGAGGGGGCAATTACCCTCTCTCACACCTAAGGAATACATTTAATTACCTTGCAAACTGAGGAAAATGACAGAGGCCAATTTTTTTCCTGCTCCAAACACCACCTACTTACCACTGAAAGCCACAAAAGAACAAAGAGCACAACAAAGTCGTTATGAACAAAGTCCGAATACGGGATATACgttttgtactgtactgtacgtCCACATGCAGTGTACATTATCCACTAACATGAACGCTTAGCCAAAAAAACAGCTGACAACATTTTCATGACCCAGTCGCTGGAATTAAAACAATGCCAGTAGGTCCAAAAGCGCCCTCAGGTGGCGAAACAGTCGGCCTAAATATCTGGATATTCTACAAAGTCAAAAGTTAAACCACTCGCACACCAGCAGTGAGTGGtatagcaaaaaaatgtatatgattGCATAATTCAAATTTCTGAAACTTTCagtatacatttattttcaaagatgctttaaatgtaaaattattctTGTAAATTAACAGTGCATCACTATTCTGGGATGTCTATTTTTAATAAGAACCAGTTTCAAACAACCAAAGCAAACCTGGAAGtgacaaaactaaaaaaaaaaaaactaaacattttcaGATTTGTAAGATCGCACAATTTACACACCAAATAAGCTCAACAACGCTGTGGAGAAATAGTGATCAGTGAGGAAGAGCAGAATAAATGTAAGAAATAGCAAAAATCTGCTTTAGAAATaggtttttttccccatttctacccagttttctccccaatttcgTCGTATCCAATTTCACCCACTAGTTAGACTCCCCAAATCGCACGATACCGCGAACGCTAGGAGgatgaaggctaacacaggcttcctccgagacctgtgaagtgcCACTGTGTCCATTCAGCCACTCGCGAAACGGCATTGACAGTCAAAcgcgctcagaggaaagcaccaaccgccAGATTGGTTACggcagctaacagacgcctgcactgaccagCATCGCGTGATGGGGGAGACGAGGGGccaccctacccacccagagagagcgaggctcttttggactcctggctacggacggctgtagcatcaccaggggcTGAACTCGCGATCACCTGATGATGGGGCCAACGCCTGCTGGCtgcgccacttgggagcccAGATTGGTACCGGTACCGCCCAATAGGGTTTCAATATCGGTAATCTTGCCCATGTTGGTTCACGGTAGAGATTATGAAGCTTCACTCAcggacagctgggctcatcacccagaaagTCTCCGAgccataaaatgtatatatataaaaatataatatgctTGTTTTCATAACAAACCAGGACAAACAATTCCCACAAACACGTGgcatattattttcatttaattgcTATTGATGAGCAACGTTACGCCAGTGTGTGCATTAGCTTTCCAATGCTTGTTAAATAGGCTGTGAGAGTCCAAAGACAAATAACAGCATCTGAAGATTCATTTTTCAGGCCAATTATGGAGCTACTGAACTAAGTAGAACCTTAAATCTTATCCACCTGCACTTTCCTGCCTTAACACAACTAATTTAGCTCCACAAAGACATGGTGAGTGGCTAATGATGAAACCCAAGTGCAGTAAAACAAGAAACAGGAGCGCAGGTAAAATTCAGTATTGATAAAATTCAATTATCACAATATTACAAATATCACACTGCAGCAGAATCGGATGGGAGTTTGTAATAACCTTATCGAACAGAGCCTCTCGCCGGCAATTACAGCTGTTTATCACTATATAAATCATTATTACTGATTAGTTTAGTCTGAGTACTGGACCTGTCACAGTTGTTACATGATCGCATgattcactctgttcaccccccacacatttatactacacatgtggtgctgggctgaacccatggggagtaaaagtgtggaggtgctgtgtccttcactctgttctcctcctacatggcctgctgttagtgtgtgtgtagacaacatggacaggctgctgactggctacagctgctaaaggagaacgcTACGCTGGCTACttatgatattttaaacatcaggTGTTTTGACAAATTGTTCTGGCTGTGCTGATTTTAAAagcaataatgtggtgggtccaccagaccactgagtaacaaacaccacacaagggttaaactgACCACGATCATTTTCCACAATCGTTAGATTTCACAACAAATATAAAGCAGCAAAAAGCAAAACTGGGCATGTTTGGTTGAGGCAAACAGACATTAACACAAGAAAGTAGTAAATGTGTCTTTGGAGACACACAAAAACGTCTAGCTTGGTGCTCTAACATGTGTAGAGAGCAGTGCAggtaacatttgtttatttgtaagcTATGGAGCTAATTCTCTCTATAATGTTTTTAGCATGTATACTAACAGAATAAGCACGCATATTTCCTCTTACGTAAAAAACGTTAGCTTTGCTGGACTAAACATGATGCCTTATAAAAGACCtttatgtgagagtgtgtgctaAACAATATAGTGCATCAATCTGACAGTATTACCAGcaactatataataataactagCAAGTAGGGCCATAACTAGGAtcaattttactttttttttgccaaatcaTTGCTCCTTTTTACCCTTTTACCCATCTGTAACTGTTATGCATCTTTTCCTTTCATATATTCCTTCCCCATCCCTCCATTTTTCCATAAACTGCCCCTACACGTCTCCAATTATGTGCTCCCTAAAAGCCAACCCTACCGATTTTGCCAAATGACAATCATTCAATGGTCTCGATGTAAACAACatcgttcagagtggttcggtgtgaaaaGCGCCCTTCTAGAGAACTTTACAGAGTCAGAGTTGGTCACCGTTATAGTagaaggaaccagatgtccgaaGAATTTAACGACTCTAGAAGCTACATTACGTTAagatattacacaaaatggttataaatgtgTGTCTTGATACCCGAGGCGCTGCTTTGCGATAGTTTCGTTATAAAGTTTTACTAAAACGtatttttagtaaaaaaaaaaaaaatattactccaggattatttctgtgtttcctatcaAAACCGCATCTCAACTGAGATCAGTGTGCGCCCGTCAGCTATGCTCCATAAACTGATGTGACTCCAGTTACCCTGTTTGTTTATATACTTTATAATTTAActgttgttgtgtgttgtgtgtgtattttcagatgaaaatacatgttaaaaCCTTCTCTAAATCCAGTGGttctctttacagaactgactctgcaTTGTCTTCTTTACTTTGAACAGccgcccatcctgtgcgtctgatgctgttggcccttctaccctgatcgggtgccactgctcaccagccaccgctgttgctgctgctgcatcatcataaactaatcaaatgagccgctgctttctttttttttcctccccactTTGTTcttcatagtaacaatgtttgctgcccggtgtcgaccagaggaggacgggttccccttctgagtcttggctcctctcaaagtttcttcctcttttagggagtttttccttgccaccgttgccaccggcgacgctcatgggggctcggacccggatttttcttttctttctttctgtaatgctaatttttctgtgaagctgctctgCGACAACACCTGttataaaaagcgctatataaataaactttgcttgcttgcttgaagctgatttttttatttacctctctctctctgctcgtCTCTTCTGCACTTCTGTCCTCACTGATTACTGTGAACGCACACAAACATACGATATGAAAGGCTTTCTGTACTAAACCCCAGCTACCAGGAAAGGCATCTACTCACGCAGTTAATGAGACAAATACAGCCTAATATAccttcagatttctcagtaaTGTTAGCTACACGGCACTATACCATCAGTATGATGGTTAACAGTGAACCTTCTCATGCAGGTGATCTCAGGAGGATCTTTCGCCCCTCGAGCCATTAGGCTCCTCAGCTCTTCCCAtgggggagaggagagatgaggactGAATCTCTCGTGCTAAATCAGAAGTTTGTTTCATCTATCTGCACATATGAACACCTTACTGTACATATTTCACTTCTGCACACCTGGACACTTTTTCAGTTCCAATacctgcacatatttattcagtactgtCATTACACGCTGTTACCTGCGCTTCCTTGCACATTCATTACTACACTGCCTTTTTTATCTCAGGATAGATGTTATTGCATATTTTGCCCTGTAGACAGTTGTTTTGTTagatcactgctgttggaacaaaacctcacatctccaaaatgggaactttacaggaggtgggaaaaaacctactttacttttaatgcaagtcaatggatcAACGTCAAATCAATGcctttccaagtcgttttgagtcgtttcttttggtccgttcatcatgaattttacacacaaagtaaacGGGGAcagatgttttcaaatgatgttaaaaactgaaaaacccgACAGTTtttcccgacagcagcgatatagtCTTCCTTTCATATTGTACGACCCTTATTATCAtaactgtgctgtgttgtgtgactgatactggctgctaaaatttcctttgggatcaacaaagcatctgtctgtctgtctgtctgtctgtctgtctgtctgtctgtctgtctgtctgtctaggtTGCAGTATGTATGAGCAGGTAACACCATACAGCTGTACTTTCTCATCTAATCGCCTAAATAGCCGACTACCCTAAACTAGTAGCCTAGTACAGCCTAAAATGAGCAGCTACTGGAGCGGGACTAAAACATGCTGACTCAGCCAGCAACATTACGAGCAGTCCAACCAGAGCAGCTAAGTCTATGGCCGAGCCGCAGCCGTTCGGAGGTCAGCTCAGGACCAGCCACTGCTCATTCGATAGTTGCTGACTTCAGTCACTGACTTCAGTGTCCTTAAATAGTTATGGCCATGGCAGGAAGCAGGATGGCTAATACGTCAATGTGGCAACTTTACTAGATGTATACATCTAGCATACATCTTGGGGGCagacgtgggctggaggttagggaaccggctctgtgaccggaagcttacaggttcgatccccagagctgacagtacatgacggaggtgcccttgagcaagacacctaacccccaactgcaccctgggcgctgtggatagggctgcccaccgctccgggctcactgtgtgctcgctgccccctagtgtgtgcgctcactagtgtgcatgtggtgttccactgcacggacgggttaaatgcggaggtaaaATTTCCCCGTTATGGGAATAATAAGGGACAATTAACAATGAACAAGTCAAATCATTAGCCACAATTATTTTTTGGACAATTAAACATCAACTAAAATTTTCTGGTCATTACAGCCACACAGATTACTGATGAAACGCAACTGATGTGCGACTCATATTCCTATTTGTGCTTTCCTGATTAACAATGTAGTTTGTGAGacgaattaaataaaaatgacatttccaGCTTTGTTGGATCACATTATATAGCCTATACACCACACAAATGCAATAACAAATCTCTTAGAAAAAGAGTATAAACTCTGtcaaaatctaatttattatcAAATTATTTGTGCTTTGTCTTAAAGGTCTCATGTTAAGTAATTCAATGATTTAAGTAACACCAGAGAGAATCTTACATCAAATTAAAGGTTTACCAGACACCACATTTCCAGGAAGGAAACTCACATTTAtttgcaggattttttttttttttgagtttttgttatCCATCAATACCACTATAGCTAAAAATCAATATCACTAGCGTGACGCCAATAATAACGGTGTACTCAACGTACTGCCCAGCGCTGCTACAGCCTACTTAAACGAACATTTCAAATCAGTAAAAAGCCACAAAAACGATATGAAGT
This genomic interval from Pygocentrus nattereri isolate fPygNat1 chromosome 21, fPygNat1.pri, whole genome shotgun sequence contains the following:
- the elk4 gene encoding ETS domain-containing protein Elk-4, coding for MDSSVTLWQFLLQLLLDPSNDQLICWTNEDGEFKLLQAEEVAKLWGARKNKPSMNYDKLSRALRYYYDKNIIKKVNGQKFVYRFVSYPDILKGDVLARTEGAGEGVPGCASLALPDKATSTMRENKDSKAAGEGGSGAQGQPKPSSRNDYIHSGLYTSFTLTSLQSGTQLFKSIKMENPGEKLAEKKAVQEAPQPSSVIKFGTTPPSRPFLQTAEKPALSVYPLQATLQMSEPENKQPTGQPVVYTLDLTTATEAAPAAHPLSGISPPLPCRSPSPNTLTDSQELVIDTDIESISSQPSELQLQVQPPSVSSDTIQTPESGCSELSLSPARSQSGKSRKPKVLELRPTLLVTSSDLSPLNLSSPSLPTASLTPAFLQTPLLLTPSPLLSNIHFWSTLSPVAPLSPARRQGAHTLFQFPSVLSSTQISVPVHSLDGTNTPGPLSPDPQKT